The Treponema sp. OMZ 790 genome includes the window GCCCTCGCCTTTTTACCCCTTCTTTCATTTTTCTTTTTAATTCCTGCCTATCTTTTTTGGCGATTCGGCGTATCAAAATATAAGTCGACGGGGTCGTAAAAATATAAGACTTATTTATTTCTATTTTATAAATTTTCTCCATTATAATATTTTCCATGTATCTATTGCATAAATGCCTAGTAAAAATAAAAAAATTAGTTTATAATCAAGTAGTTCAACTCTTAATGTGCATTCAATAAAAATCAATTATAAATAGTTCTTAAAATAGCATTTTGAAGGAGCCGCATATGTTAGGTGGAAAAATTCATCAAAAAGAAAGAAGACGGTTTTCTATTTTAGGAAAGTTGATTTTCTTTTTTGGTTTGTTAATCCTGATTGGAGGATTTACAATGGGAGCCTCTGCTTTGTTTGTAGCGAAAAATGCCTTAACAGGAAAAATTGAAGGTGCGCTAATAATGAAGGCAAAGGATACGGCTGAAATTGTTGATGGCAGAGTTAATTCTTTTTTACAGCTTATGGAAGGGCTTGCACGTATTCCTGCACTTCGGGATTATAAACTCGATTTTTCAGAGAAAGCAGTAGCATTACAAAAAGATGCCAAGCGGAATAAAATGATAGAATACTTTGGAATTTCCGATAGAAATGGGATGAGATATTCTGCTGACGGTACTTCTTTTTTCGTTGGAGATAGAGAATGGTATAATGAAGCTATAGAAGGCCGGAACTTTATTTCCGAACCTATGGCAAACCGTAAAACAGGCAGATTACAGATTATACTTTCCGTACCTATTTATGATGATGAACAAAATATTTTGGGTGTGTTCAGCGCCGGTATTAACGGATTAGTTCTTAACGACCTAATCGATGACATTATAATAGGCGAAACAGGCGGCTGCTATATTATCGGTGCCACAGGAACAACAATTGCAGATAAAGACAGGCAATTAGTCGAAGACCAAGAGAACAGTATTAAAAAAGCTGAGTCCGAGCCGGACCTTAAAAGCATAGCCGATTTTGAACAAAAAGTATTAGCATCGTCTGAAGCCGGTTTAGATAGGTTTGTATACGAAGGTGAAGAAGAAATCGCCGCCTATTCTCCTATGAGAACCACAAACTGGAAAGTAATAGTCAGTGCTCCTGTTAATGAACTTATGCGTAGTCTTCAGCTCTTAAAAATTACAATGAGGCTTATCGGTATAACCATATTGATTGTATCTATCATTCTTACGGCTGTTATAGCCCTTACAATCGTAAGACCGATTACATCAGCAGTTAAAGCTCTTAAAAATATTGCAGATGGAGACGGCGATCTAACGGTACGCTTGCCCATCAAACGAAATGATGAAATAACCGATCTATCAAAATACTTTAACAGAACGATTGAAAAAATAGGAAACTCAATAAAGACAGTCGGTTCAGGAACTCAGGAAATGGAGCAGATAGGAAATGAACTTGCGAGTAACATGACTGAAACGGCAAGTGCAATACATCAAATAAGTACAAACATAGAAGGGGTGAAACAACAAGCCTTTACGCAGGCGGCAAGCGTCACCGAGACATCAGCAACTATAGAACAGATTATTAAAACCATCACACAATTAAATGGAATGATAGAATCTCAGGCTGTTAGTGTGGCTGAATCTTCATCAGCAATAGAACAAATGGTCGGCAACAT containing:
- a CDS encoding methyl-accepting chemotaxis protein, with amino-acid sequence MLGGKIHQKERRRFSILGKLIFFFGLLILIGGFTMGASALFVAKNALTGKIEGALIMKAKDTAEIVDGRVNSFLQLMEGLARIPALRDYKLDFSEKAVALQKDAKRNKMIEYFGISDRNGMRYSADGTSFFVGDREWYNEAIEGRNFISEPMANRKTGRLQIILSVPIYDDEQNILGVFSAGINGLVLNDLIDDIIIGETGGCYIIGATGTTIADKDRQLVEDQENSIKKAESEPDLKSIADFEQKVLASSEAGLDRFVYEGEEEIAAYSPMRTTNWKVIVSAPVNELMRSLQLLKITMRLIGITILIVSIILTAVIALTIVRPITSAVKALKNIADGDGDLTVRLPIKRNDEITDLSKYFNRTIEKIGNSIKTVGSGTQEMEQIGNELASNMTETASAIHQISTNIEGVKQQAFTQAASVTETSATIEQIIKTITQLNGMIESQAVSVAESSSAIEQMVGNISSITQTLIKTDEAIKNLAEATAEGKETLSASNTVTQKISEESGGLLEASSVIQHIASQTNLLAMNAAIEAAHAGEAGKGFAVVADEIRKLAEESSSQGKTITSTLKILSKEIENLSTSSKLAEEKFDSIFALSEQVKQMSETLMLAMKEQENGGREVLTAIHDINLITSRVNDGSAEMLEGGKNIAVEMQKLDDLTRVITASMNEMAAGAFQINEATQEVNSISQKNKENISSLVTEVEKFKV